The Chanos chanos chromosome 16, fChaCha1.1, whole genome shotgun sequence genome has a window encoding:
- the gcat gene encoding 2-amino-3-ketobutyrate coenzyme A ligase, mitochondrial, which yields MPLRTAVCRVSTPLRSILRPQTITSNRAYAAVAQARSVLENELDTIRAAGTWKGERVITSKQGPHINVDGSRAEILNFCANNYLGLSSHPEVVQAGIDALKKYGAGLSSVRFICGTQDLHKDLEKKLALFHEREDCILYASCFDANAGLFEVLLGPDDAVLSDELNHASIIDGIRLCRAKRFRYKHMDMNDLEDKLKESQSSRLRLVVTDGVFSMDGDVAPLREICDLAEQYKAMVFIDECHATGFLGSRGRGTDELLGVMDRVHIVNSTLGKALGGAAGGYTVGPKPLIDLLRQRSRPYLFSNSLPPPVVGCATRAVELLLASNEIAQSMAAKTMRFRNAMTQAGFTISGTTHPICPVMLGDARLASVMADDMLKLGVYVIGFSYPVVPKGKARIRVQISAAHTNEDIDRVVDAFIQIGRKHGVIS from the exons ATGCCTCTTCGGACAGCTGTTTGTAGGGTTAGTACCCCTTTGAGGAGTATTCTACGACCCCAAACTATCACGTCCAATCGAGCATATGCTGCTGTCGCACAGGCTCGATCGGTGCTTGAAAATGAACTCGATACGATCCGAGCTGCTGGTACGtggaagggagaaagagtgatTACGTCCAAACAGGGACCACATATCAACGTGGACGGCAGTCGTGCGG AAATACTGAATTTCTGTGCCAACAACTACCTTGGGCTGTCCAGTCACCCGGAGGTGGTACAGGCAGGGATTGACGCGTTGAAGAAATACGGAGCAGGTTTAAGTTCTGTCCGATTCATCTGCGGCACTCAG GACCTCCATAAGGACCTGGAAAAGAAGCTGGCCCTATTCCACGAAAGAGAAGACTGCATCCTATATGCGAGCTGTTTCGATGCTAATGCTGGTCTATTTGAG GTTCTGCTGGGCCCAGATGACGCTGTTCTGTCGGACGAGCTGAACCACGCGTCTATCATTGACGGGATCAGACTATGCCGTGCCAAGAGGTTCCGCTACAAACATATGGACATGAATGACTTGGAGGACAAGCTGAAGGAGTCGCAG TCATCGCGACTGCGGCTGGTGGTGACAGATGGCGTGTTCTCCATGGATGGGGACGTGGCTCCCCTGAGGGAGATCTGTGATCTGGCAGAGCAGTATAAAGCTATGGTCTTCATCGATGAATGCCACGCCACGGGATTTCTCGGCTCCCGGGGCAG agGCACAGATGAGTTGCTTGGGGTGATGGACAGAGTGCACATTGTGAACTCCACCCTGGGAAAGGCTTTGGGTGGAGCAGCAG gTGGATACACAGTTGGCCCTAAACCTTTAATCGACTTGCTGAGGCAGCGTTCTCGTCCATACctcttctctaactctctcccccctcctgtTGTGGGCTGTGCCACCCGGGCTGTGGAACTGCTGCTGGCGTCCAATGAAATTGCTCAGAGCATGGCAGCCAAAACCATGAG GTTCAGAAACGCCATGACCCAGGCTGGGTTCACCATTTCAGGGACAACTCACCCCATCTGTCCCGTCATGCTTGGGGACGCCCGTCTGGCCTCCGTCATGGCGGACGACATGCTCAAACTGG GTGTGTACGTCATTGGGTTCTCCTATCCAGTGGTTCCGAAAGGCAA